A genomic window from Streptomyces brevispora includes:
- a CDS encoding HD domain-containing protein yields the protein MNGSMAKWACSVAEAELRESLPRRWMHSQGVARRAAELTELLGGDADLLASAAVLHDVGYAPRLAATGFHPLDGARFLRDDHAADERLVRLVANHSLALLEAEERGLRGDLEAEFPLLDDHRLVDALVYCDMTTTPDGNGTSAEGRLEEIMDRYGADSLVGRFIRRASSDILAAVGRVEAALAAQPR from the coding sequence ATGAACGGATCGATGGCGAAGTGGGCATGTTCGGTGGCCGAGGCGGAGCTGCGTGAGTCCCTTCCTCGTCGATGGATGCACTCGCAAGGGGTTGCGCGGCGCGCGGCCGAGCTGACTGAACTCCTGGGTGGTGACGCGGACCTGCTGGCTTCTGCCGCCGTGCTTCACGACGTGGGCTACGCACCGCGGCTGGCAGCGACAGGCTTTCATCCGCTGGATGGTGCCCGGTTTCTTCGTGACGACCATGCTGCGGATGAGCGGCTGGTGCGGTTGGTGGCGAACCACTCGTTGGCGTTGCTGGAGGCGGAGGAGCGCGGGCTACGGGGCGATCTGGAAGCCGAATTTCCGCTGCTCGACGACCACCGGCTCGTGGATGCCTTGGTGTATTGCGACATGACGACGACGCCTGACGGGAACGGCACGTCTGCCGAGGGCCGGCTGGAGGAGATCATGGATCGTTACGGTGCGGACAGCCTGGTGGGGCGGTTCATCCGTCGAGCGTCGTCGGACATCCTCGCGGCCGTGGGGCGCGTGGAGGCGGCGTTGGCGGCTCAGCCCAGGTAG
- a CDS encoding NUDIX hydrolase: MGRTEYYNDPKAPKANTLIPANNLLVVDDNGAILLQRRRDTGQWALPGGAQDIGETAAQCAVRECLEETGIIAEITGFLGVYTNPNHIVAYTDGEIRQQYENTYIGRPVGGEPTINDEADGVRYVQPSDLDQYDIHPSMRQQIGDYLAGTYPYLG; encoded by the coding sequence ATGGGCAGGACTGAGTACTACAACGACCCCAAGGCCCCCAAGGCGAACACGCTCATCCCCGCCAACAACCTGCTCGTGGTCGACGACAACGGCGCCATACTCCTCCAGCGCCGCCGGGACACCGGCCAATGGGCCCTGCCCGGAGGAGCCCAGGACATCGGCGAGACCGCCGCCCAGTGCGCCGTGCGTGAATGCCTGGAAGAGACCGGGATCATCGCCGAGATCACCGGATTCTTGGGGGTCTACACGAACCCGAACCACATCGTGGCCTACACCGACGGCGAGATCCGCCAGCAGTACGAGAACACCTACATCGGCCGCCCCGTAGGCGGCGAACCCACGATCAACGACGAAGCCGACGGCGTCCGCTACGTCCAGCCGAGCGACCTGGACCAGTACGACATCCACCCGAGCATGCGCCAGCAGATCGGCGACTACCTCGCCGGCACCTACCCCTACCTGGGCTGA